The following coding sequences are from one Oryzisolibacter sp. LB2S window:
- a CDS encoding pyrimidine/purine nucleoside phosphorylase — MTTESIAGVTVSTQANVYFDGKCVSHGITYPDGTKKSVGVVLPATLTFNTGAPEIMECVAGSCEYRLAGSEAWLRSGPGDRFSIPGNSSFDIRVAEAYHYICHFG; from the coding sequence ATGACCACCGAATCGATTGCCGGCGTCACCGTCAGCACCCAGGCCAATGTCTACTTTGACGGCAAATGCGTGAGCCACGGCATCACCTACCCCGACGGCACGAAGAAGTCGGTCGGCGTGGTGCTGCCCGCGACGCTCACCTTCAACACCGGCGCGCCCGAGATCATGGAATGCGTGGCCGGCTCCTGCGAATACCGCCTTGCGGGCAGCGAGGCCTGGCTCCGCTCCGGCCCCGGCGACCGGTTCAGCATCCCGGGCAACTCCAGCTTCGACATCCGCGTGGCCGAGGCCTATCACTACATCTGCCACTTCGGCTGA
- the argG gene encoding argininosuccinate synthase, producing MATILQNLPVGQKVGIAFSGGLDTSAALRWMKNKGAIPYAYTANLGQPDEQDYDAIPRKAMEYGAEQARLIDCRTQLAHEGIAAIQAGAFHISTGGIAYFNTTPLGRAVTGTMLVAAMKEDDVHIWGDGSTFKGNDIERFYRYGLLTNPSLRIYKPWLDQAFIDELGGRAEMSAFMTKEGFGYKMSAEKAYSTDSNMLGATHEAKDLEFLNSGIRIVNPIMGVAFWKPEVDVPAEEVSVTFDEGRPVALNGREIADPVELFLEANRIGGRHGLGMSDQIENRIIEAKSRGIYEAPGMALLHIAYERLVTGIHNEDTIEQYRLNGLKLGRLLYQGRWFDPQAIMLRETAQRWVARAVTGTVTLELRRGNDYSILNTESPNLTYAPERLSMEKVEDAPFSPLDRIGQLTMRNLDISDTRGKLGVYARAGLLSLGGNAALAQLEDGSVKK from the coding sequence ATGGCAACCATCCTGCAAAACCTCCCCGTCGGCCAGAAGGTCGGCATCGCCTTCTCGGGCGGCCTCGATACCAGCGCCGCGCTGCGCTGGATGAAGAACAAGGGCGCCATTCCCTACGCCTACACCGCCAACCTGGGCCAGCCCGACGAGCAGGACTACGACGCCATCCCGCGCAAGGCCATGGAGTACGGCGCCGAGCAGGCACGCCTGATCGACTGCCGCACGCAGCTCGCGCACGAGGGCATTGCCGCCATCCAGGCCGGGGCGTTCCACATCTCCACCGGTGGCATCGCCTACTTCAACACCACGCCGCTGGGCCGCGCCGTCACGGGCACCATGCTGGTGGCCGCGATGAAGGAGGACGACGTGCACATCTGGGGCGACGGCTCCACCTTCAAGGGCAACGACATCGAGCGCTTCTACCGCTACGGGCTGCTCACCAACCCCAGCCTGCGCATCTACAAGCCCTGGCTGGACCAGGCCTTCATCGACGAGCTTGGCGGGCGCGCCGAGATGTCGGCCTTCATGACGAAGGAAGGCTTTGGCTACAAGATGAGCGCCGAGAAGGCCTACAGCACGGACAGCAACATGCTGGGCGCGACGCACGAGGCCAAGGACCTGGAGTTCTTGAACAGCGGCATCCGCATCGTCAACCCCATCATGGGCGTGGCGTTCTGGAAGCCGGAGGTCGATGTGCCGGCCGAGGAAGTCTCCGTCACCTTTGACGAGGGCCGGCCCGTGGCGCTCAACGGCCGCGAAATCGCCGACCCCGTGGAACTGTTCCTCGAGGCCAACCGCATCGGCGGCCGCCATGGCCTGGGCATGAGCGACCAGATCGAGAACCGCATCATCGAGGCCAAGAGCCGCGGCATCTACGAGGCCCCGGGCATGGCCCTCTTGCACATCGCCTACGAGCGCCTGGTGACCGGCATCCACAACGAGGACACCATCGAGCAGTACCGCCTCAACGGCCTCAAGCTCGGACGCCTGCTGTACCAGGGCCGCTGGTTCGACCCCCAGGCCATCATGCTGCGCGAGACCGCCCAGCGCTGGGTGGCGCGCGCCGTGACCGGCACCGTCACGCTGGAGCTGCGTCGCGGCAACGATTACAGCATCCTGAACACCGAAAGCCCCAACCTGACCTACGCGCCCGAGCGCCTGTCGATGGAGAAGGTCGAGGACGCGCCGTTCTCGCCGCTCGACCGCATCGGCCAGCTGACCATGCGCAACCTCGACATCTCCGACACGCGCGGCAAGCTCGGCGTGTACGCGCGCGCCGGCCTGCTGTCGCTGGGCGGCAATGCGGCCCTGGCGCAGCTCGAGGACGGCAGCGTCAAGAAATAG
- a CDS encoding DUF349 domain-containing protein, producing MSDAPEATPVPAKTSEPHPLDALTGGAFSAATSGERSARIREWLATQPATDKLQEVFKELSARDKGAARAVRERLDEIRRAQGQAAIAAEWQAKAEALLAAAQLNIADALAWQRDAAKAGAPLSREPLSQLKAQLSERVKTIEDLQHRVQVQREAAVLLAQRIEVLSTKPWQDAQNALEALTADVGRWQEQAQALTGDAAWSSVEARFPTQLESSRSQLLVVWEAFQSALALTAAAAQDASAPLPPVPVWADELRQARGLPAEAAATAPRAPARPKVDPEVRDKAMQAVREALGKLEQETAQGHGKASAGAATALRAVLKVHGRFIDAELERKVHAALVAAGELEGWQRWSADQLREDLVARAEALLARPDGQALGGRKMQESLRQLREQWKQADQGAPANHGLWKKFDDACNAAHKVVEAWLEKVRAEGAEHRAQRMALIEELNQWAQAQAGAAAADWKAANRALHQFGERWRSGGHVSEKIYAELQPLWKQAVATASAPLEAAQKASLQLRQAMIAEAEALGAAATLRIDAVKALQQRWQAEAQTVPLDRRQEQKLWDAFRKPIDEAFNRKTAERERGAAQMSARDRAVLDASKALEAANATGDAQQIRAAMAALELALKEQAGQGAAAASQQNQAEGQADQVQAATKTEAKTEAGESAEAPARPAPAARPVVAVRGDDRPGMRKSEPAPQGRGGRGGPERRDTRDGRGPRDGAGRGREREGMAARGPRLGDAAFRAQREAMEHAQSALRKLAAQAHGEALTQLMTAWKSRDAGQLPSAQELGGKVSASVRTAWSQALSQAAGATADQALLRLEIAAEVPTPADQLAARRALQLQMLTRRNDPAPADTWAQDAAQVLAGASDDASARRLQAALKVLLRK from the coding sequence ATGTCTGACGCACCTGAAGCGACCCCGGTCCCGGCCAAAACCAGCGAGCCGCACCCCCTCGATGCGTTGACGGGCGGCGCCTTTTCCGCGGCCACGTCGGGCGAGCGCTCGGCGCGTATCCGCGAATGGCTTGCCACGCAGCCCGCCACCGACAAGTTGCAGGAAGTGTTCAAGGAGCTCAGCGCCCGCGACAAGGGCGCCGCGCGCGCCGTGCGCGAGCGGCTCGACGAGATTCGCCGCGCACAGGGCCAGGCGGCCATTGCCGCCGAATGGCAGGCCAAGGCCGAGGCCCTGCTGGCTGCGGCCCAGCTCAACATTGCCGATGCCCTGGCCTGGCAGCGCGACGCGGCCAAGGCCGGCGCGCCGCTGTCGCGCGAGCCCCTGTCGCAGCTCAAGGCGCAGCTGAGCGAACGCGTCAAGACCATCGAGGACCTGCAGCATCGCGTGCAGGTGCAGCGCGAGGCCGCGGTGCTGCTCGCGCAGCGCATCGAGGTGCTGTCCACCAAGCCCTGGCAGGACGCGCAGAACGCCCTCGAGGCCCTGACGGCCGACGTCGGCCGCTGGCAGGAGCAGGCCCAGGCGCTGACCGGCGACGCCGCGTGGTCCAGCGTGGAGGCGCGCTTTCCGACCCAGCTCGAATCCTCGCGCAGCCAGCTGCTCGTGGTCTGGGAGGCCTTCCAGTCCGCGCTGGCGCTGACCGCGGCGGCCGCCCAGGATGCCTCCGCGCCCCTGCCGCCCGTGCCCGTCTGGGCCGACGAGCTGCGCCAGGCGCGCGGCCTGCCGGCCGAGGCCGCGGCGACTGCGCCCCGTGCGCCCGCCAGGCCCAAGGTCGACCCCGAGGTGCGCGACAAGGCCATGCAGGCCGTGCGCGAGGCGCTGGGCAAGCTCGAGCAGGAAACCGCCCAGGGCCATGGCAAGGCCAGCGCCGGCGCCGCCACGGCGCTGCGCGCCGTGCTCAAGGTGCATGGCCGCTTCATCGACGCCGAGCTCGAGCGCAAGGTGCATGCGGCGCTCGTGGCCGCCGGCGAGCTCGAAGGCTGGCAGCGCTGGAGCGCCGACCAGCTGCGCGAAGACCTGGTGGCGCGCGCCGAGGCGCTGCTCGCCCGCCCCGACGGACAGGCGCTGGGCGGACGCAAGATGCAGGAGTCGCTGCGCCAGTTGCGCGAGCAGTGGAAGCAGGCCGACCAGGGCGCTCCGGCCAACCATGGGCTGTGGAAGAAGTTTGACGATGCCTGCAACGCCGCCCACAAGGTCGTCGAGGCATGGCTCGAGAAGGTGCGCGCCGAAGGGGCCGAGCACCGCGCGCAGCGCATGGCTCTGATCGAGGAGCTCAACCAATGGGCGCAGGCCCAGGCCGGCGCGGCCGCCGCAGACTGGAAGGCGGCCAACCGCGCACTGCATCAGTTTGGCGAGCGCTGGCGCTCCGGCGGCCATGTGAGCGAGAAGATCTACGCCGAGCTGCAGCCGCTGTGGAAGCAGGCCGTGGCCACGGCGTCTGCGCCGCTGGAGGCTGCGCAAAAGGCCAGCCTGCAGCTGCGCCAGGCCATGATTGCCGAGGCCGAGGCCCTGGGCGCCGCGGCCACGCTGCGCATCGACGCCGTCAAGGCATTGCAGCAGCGCTGGCAGGCCGAGGCGCAGACCGTGCCGCTCGACCGCCGCCAGGAGCAAAAGCTCTGGGACGCCTTCCGCAAGCCCATTGACGAGGCCTTCAACCGCAAGACCGCCGAGCGCGAGCGCGGCGCCGCGCAGATGAGCGCACGCGACCGTGCGGTGCTAGACGCCTCCAAGGCGCTCGAGGCGGCCAACGCCACGGGTGACGCGCAGCAGATCCGCGCGGCCATGGCGGCGCTGGAACTCGCGCTCAAGGAGCAGGCGGGGCAGGGCGCTGCCGCAGCATCACAGCAGAATCAGGCTGAAGGCCAGGCGGATCAAGTGCAAGCAGCTACAAAAACAGAAGCAAAAACAGAAGCCGGTGAGTCCGCAGAGGCCCCCGCGCGGCCCGCGCCGGCCGCACGCCCCGTGGTCGCCGTGCGCGGCGATGACCGCCCCGGCATGCGCAAGTCCGAGCCCGCGCCGCAGGGCCGCGGCGGCCGCGGCGGGCCCGAGCGCCGTGACACACGCGATGGCCGTGGCCCGCGCGACGGTGCCGGGCGTGGCCGTGAGCGCGAAGGCATGGCCGCGCGTGGCCCGCGCCTGGGCGATGCCGCCTTCCGCGCCCAGCGCGAAGCCATGGAGCATGCGCAGAGCGCGCTGCGCAAGCTCGCGGCCCAGGCCCATGGCGAGGCGCTCACCCAGCTCATGACGGCCTGGAAGAGCCGCGACGCCGGTCAGCTGCCCAGCGCGCAGGAACTCGGCGGCAAGGTGTCGGCCAGCGTGCGCACGGCCTGGAGCCAGGCCCTGTCCCAGGCCGCAGGGGCCACGGCCGACCAGGCCCTGCTGCGCCTGGAGATCGCCGCCGAGGTGCCCACGCCCGCCGACCAGCTGGCCGCGCGCCGCGCGCTGCAGCTGCAGATGCTCACGCGCCGCAACGACCCCGCGCCCGCCGATACCTGGGCCCAGGATGCCGCCCAGGTTCTGGCCGGCGCCAGCGACGATGCCAGCGCACGCCGCCTGCAGGCGGCGCTGAAGGTGCTGCTGCGCAAGTGA
- a CDS encoding DUF748 domain-containing protein: MLWLVAGWLLLWLVAWLAVPPIARTQIERHASEALGRKVTVARVEFSPWSLEATLHGLGIASQDGSSSQVQVGRIYMDAELQSLWRLAPVVDAVQVDDPVIHVSRSASGSWDFEDVLARLNEQSKPKDEPSTVPRFAIYNIAVNGGAADFDDRAVDRTHTLRDLRLQIPFLSSFSADREVRVTPRLAFELNGSAFDSAAEATPFADNRHTDLNLRFQDFDLAPLGAYLPGSVPVRLGAGRLGADLRIGFEQAGEALLRIRGAVQLKGAQITDAGGRALLDFSDLQVRLKDVQPLQRMVDIESIDLTGAQAYLRRAANGAVELPAMGDQTEQSDAAQVAPAADASQGAWQLRLARLGLRDASVDWQDASLPGGKAEWRADKVQLQATEIALPQQQPLQFRASAQLTGGSARGEAARLAMEGQATDSQAKAAVSLRGLPLEMAAPYLAQLIQPGLTGMVDADLGLARQGKAMAAQVARLSVDRLALQCPAAANCAGLRRAGVADAGKTSLLEWGQLEVTDTLALLPAQRVTVGRVLLNGPKALVSRSRKGEWMFEQWLAQVPAAPAAKASRRQDGAAAKAEGAAWAVQLAALEVNGASVAVRDELPQRPVALRASGLQLRVRDLSYADGRLTPATVQLDTRVAAGRTEPGRLRWDGSLAMNPALNVQGRLHAQHLPLHAFEPYVTADLNVDILRADGSFDGRLRYTQEKAGPRVSVSGDASLDEVRVRAKDEDGDDGADERSTRIAERGEELLRWKTLALRGVAVDLRPGRPLSLDVQETALSDFFARVIVHENGRINLQDLRKGEASDAPAATPPAQAEGNAPGAASTQVPAAAPPADPMAPVIRFGPVALTNGAVRFSDFFIKPNYSADLSELTGRLSAFSSVPAAEGAEPAMADLELHGRAQGTAALEILGKVNPLAKPLALDVQGHMTDLELPPLSPYSVKYAGHGIERGKLSMDVAYKVQPDGQLTASNRLVLKQLAFGDPVEGAPASLPVRLAVALLADRNGVIDVELPISGSLNDPQFSLGGVILKVIGNLVMKAITAPFSLLAGAFGGGDEQGVVSFAPGSSVLDDKARELLDKIAKQLADRPALQVTVVGWAQPQAERAAWKRQRLADLVLAQKRRAAASAGAAPADVVSVSEAEYPALLKEAYRRADIKKPRNLIGMAKDLPQAEMEALLLDSIAVPESAMSDLALARGVAVRDYLASRQVPADRLFVGAPKLQPEGEGATRWTPKAELALATR; this comes from the coding sequence ATGCTGTGGCTTGTGGCGGGCTGGTTGCTGTTGTGGCTGGTCGCATGGCTGGCGGTGCCGCCTATCGCCCGCACGCAGATCGAACGCCATGCCTCCGAGGCCCTGGGGCGCAAGGTCACCGTGGCCAGGGTGGAGTTCTCCCCCTGGTCCTTGGAGGCCACGCTGCACGGTCTGGGCATCGCCTCTCAGGATGGCTCATCCTCCCAGGTGCAGGTGGGGCGCATCTATATGGATGCGGAGTTGCAGTCCCTGTGGCGGCTGGCACCGGTCGTGGATGCGGTGCAGGTGGACGACCCCGTGATCCATGTCTCGCGCAGCGCCAGCGGTTCATGGGACTTTGAGGACGTGTTGGCGCGCCTGAACGAGCAGTCCAAGCCCAAGGACGAGCCGTCCACCGTGCCGCGCTTCGCGATCTACAACATCGCCGTGAACGGCGGCGCAGCCGACTTCGACGACCGCGCCGTCGACAGAACGCATACGCTGCGCGATCTCAGGCTGCAGATTCCGTTTCTGAGCAGCTTCTCGGCCGACCGGGAGGTCCGGGTTACGCCACGCCTGGCGTTCGAGCTCAACGGCAGTGCGTTCGATTCGGCCGCCGAGGCCACGCCGTTCGCCGACAACCGGCACACCGATCTGAACCTGCGCTTCCAGGACTTTGACCTCGCGCCGCTGGGTGCTTACCTGCCGGGCAGCGTGCCGGTGCGCCTGGGCGCCGGGCGGCTCGGCGCGGATCTGCGCATAGGCTTCGAGCAGGCCGGCGAGGCGCTGCTCAGGATCCGGGGCGCCGTGCAGCTCAAGGGCGCGCAGATCACCGACGCGGGCGGGCGGGCCTTGCTGGATTTTTCCGACCTGCAGGTGCGGCTCAAGGACGTTCAGCCCCTGCAGCGTATGGTGGATATCGAGTCCATCGATCTGACCGGCGCGCAGGCGTACCTGCGTCGGGCAGCCAACGGGGCAGTGGAGCTGCCGGCCATGGGGGACCAGACCGAACAGTCAGATGCCGCCCAGGTGGCGCCGGCCGCCGATGCGTCGCAGGGCGCATGGCAGCTGCGCCTTGCCCGTCTGGGCCTGCGCGACGCGAGCGTCGATTGGCAGGACGCGAGCCTGCCCGGCGGCAAGGCCGAATGGCGGGCCGACAAGGTCCAGTTGCAGGCCACGGAGATTGCGCTGCCCCAGCAGCAGCCCCTGCAGTTTCGCGCGAGCGCGCAGCTCACGGGGGGCTCCGCCCGGGGCGAGGCCGCGCGACTGGCCATGGAGGGACAGGCGACCGACAGCCAGGCCAAGGCCGCCGTGTCCCTGCGTGGGCTGCCGCTGGAGATGGCGGCGCCGTATCTGGCGCAGCTCATCCAGCCCGGGCTGACGGGTATGGTCGACGCCGACCTCGGCTTGGCCAGGCAGGGCAAGGCCATGGCCGCCCAGGTGGCGCGCCTGTCGGTCGACAGGCTGGCCCTGCAGTGCCCGGCCGCCGCAAACTGCGCGGGCCTGCGCCGGGCCGGTGTTGCCGATGCGGGGAAAACCTCGCTGCTCGAATGGGGGCAGCTGGAGGTCACCGATACCCTGGCGCTCCTGCCCGCGCAGCGCGTGACGGTGGGACGGGTGCTGCTCAATGGGCCCAAGGCCCTGGTGTCGCGCAGCCGCAAAGGCGAATGGATGTTCGAGCAATGGCTGGCTCAGGTTCCAGCAGCGCCCGCGGCAAAGGCGTCGCGGCGGCAGGACGGGGCTGCGGCGAAGGCAGAGGGCGCAGCCTGGGCCGTCCAGCTTGCCGCGCTGGAGGTCAACGGCGCGAGCGTCGCCGTGCGTGACGAGCTGCCGCAGCGGCCGGTCGCGCTTCGGGCCTCGGGCCTGCAGCTGCGCGTGCGTGATCTGTCCTATGCCGACGGTCGGCTGACTCCCGCCACCGTGCAGCTCGACACACGCGTCGCCGCGGGCCGCACCGAGCCGGGGCGCCTGCGCTGGGATGGCTCGCTGGCCATGAACCCCGCCCTGAACGTGCAGGGCAGGCTGCATGCCCAGCACCTGCCGCTGCACGCCTTCGAGCCCTATGTCACGGCGGACCTGAATGTGGACATCCTGCGTGCCGATGGCAGCTTCGACGGGCGGTTGCGCTATACCCAGGAGAAGGCGGGGCCGCGGGTGTCCGTGAGCGGAGACGCATCGCTCGACGAGGTGCGCGTGCGTGCCAAGGACGAGGATGGCGACGATGGCGCGGACGAGCGCAGCACCCGCATCGCCGAGCGCGGCGAAGAGCTGCTGCGCTGGAAGACGCTGGCGCTGCGCGGCGTCGCCGTGGATCTGCGCCCCGGCAGGCCCCTGTCGCTGGACGTGCAGGAGACCGCACTGAGCGACTTTTTCGCGCGCGTCATCGTTCATGAAAACGGCCGCATCAACCTGCAGGACCTGCGCAAGGGTGAAGCCTCGGACGCGCCCGCCGCCACACCACCGGCGCAGGCCGAGGGCAATGCGCCGGGCGCGGCCAGCACGCAGGTGCCGGCAGCGGCACCGCCCGCCGACCCCATGGCGCCGGTGATCCGCTTCGGCCCGGTGGCCCTGACCAATGGGGCCGTGCGTTTCTCGGATTTTTTCATCAAGCCCAACTATTCGGCCGACCTGAGCGAGCTCACGGGCCGGCTCAGTGCCTTCTCGTCGGTTCCCGCGGCGGAGGGCGCCGAGCCCGCCATGGCCGACCTGGAGCTCCATGGCCGTGCCCAGGGCACTGCCGCGCTGGAGATCCTGGGCAAGGTCAATCCGCTTGCCAAGCCATTGGCGCTCGACGTTCAGGGCCACATGACCGACCTGGAACTGCCGCCGCTCTCGCCCTACAGCGTCAAATATGCGGGCCATGGCATCGAACGCGGCAAGCTCAGCATGGACGTGGCCTACAAGGTCCAGCCCGATGGACAGCTCACGGCCAGCAACCGGCTGGTGCTCAAGCAGCTGGCGTTCGGCGACCCCGTGGAAGGGGCGCCCGCCAGCCTGCCCGTGCGCCTGGCCGTGGCCTTGCTCGCGGACCGCAACGGTGTGATCGATGTGGAGCTGCCCATCAGCGGTTCGCTCAACGATCCGCAGTTCAGCCTCGGAGGAGTGATCCTCAAGGTCATCGGCAACCTCGTGATGAAGGCCATCACCGCGCCGTTTTCCCTGCTCGCCGGTGCGTTCGGCGGGGGCGACGAGCAGGGCGTGGTGAGCTTTGCGCCCGGCAGCAGCGTGCTCGACGACAAGGCCCGCGAACTGCTTGACAAGATCGCCAAGCAGCTGGCCGACAGACCCGCCCTGCAGGTCACGGTGGTCGGCTGGGCACAGCCGCAGGCGGAGCGGGCGGCGTGGAAGCGCCAGCGCCTGGCGGACCTCGTGTTGGCGCAGAAGCGCCGCGCAGCCGCGTCCGCTGGCGCCGCGCCGGCCGACGTGGTGTCGGTCAGCGAGGCGGAATACCCGGCCCTGCTCAAGGAGGCCTATCGCCGTGCCGACATCAAGAAGCCGCGCAACCTGATCGGCATGGCCAAGGATCTGCCGCAGGCCGAGATGGAGGCCCTGCTGCTCGACAGCATCGCGGTGCCGGAGAGCGCCATGTCGGACCTGGCGCTGGCGCGCGGTGTCGCCGTGCGCGACTACCTGGCGAGCCGCCAGGTGCCCGCCGATCGCCTGTTCGTCGGCGCCCCCAAGCTGCAGCCCGAGGGCGAGGGTGCGACCAGGTGGACGCCCAAGGCGGAGCTGGCGCTGGCCACGCGTTGA
- a CDS encoding lytic transglycosylase domain-containing protein, with translation MTASGKAMTGVRTFAADVLSGFLEITHSGFALLGLAVAFAAITLTARPDLRQAGEEQLRAWLHARHVEEIGFALEPAASERAVAINPKELPREQAAVAYWLSKKYRVAPEPLAALVTEAYDVGRRTKLDPTLILAIIAIESSFNPFAQSSVGAQGLMQVMTSVHTDKYEGFGGRLAAFDPVANLRVGVKVLQECIARAGSLEGGLRYYVGAANLPSDGGYAAKVLAEHFRLRQVAGRPVTVAKPEVPNKAPAAAETASTEPQTEEKVALLGNS, from the coding sequence ATGACAGCATCAGGAAAAGCGATGACCGGCGTGCGCACCTTTGCCGCCGATGTGCTCAGCGGTTTTCTTGAAATCACGCACAGCGGCTTTGCCCTGCTCGGCCTGGCGGTCGCCTTCGCCGCGATCACCCTCACGGCCCGCCCCGACTTGCGCCAGGCCGGGGAGGAGCAGCTGCGGGCATGGCTCCACGCGCGCCATGTCGAGGAGATTGGCTTCGCCCTGGAGCCGGCCGCGAGCGAGCGGGCCGTGGCCATCAACCCCAAGGAGTTGCCGCGCGAGCAGGCGGCCGTCGCCTATTGGCTGAGCAAGAAGTACCGCGTCGCCCCCGAGCCGCTGGCCGCGCTGGTCACCGAGGCCTATGACGTCGGCCGGCGCACCAAACTCGATCCGACGCTGATTCTGGCCATCATCGCCATCGAGTCGAGCTTCAACCCGTTTGCGCAGAGCTCCGTCGGCGCCCAGGGGCTGATGCAGGTCATGACCAGCGTGCACACCGACAAGTACGAAGGCTTTGGCGGCCGCCTCGCGGCGTTCGACCCTGTTGCCAACCTGCGCGTGGGCGTCAAGGTACTGCAGGAATGCATTGCCCGCGCCGGCTCCCTCGAAGGCGGTCTGCGCTACTACGTGGGCGCCGCCAACCTGCCCAGCGACGGCGGCTATGCCGCGAAGGTGCTGGCCGAGCATTTCCGCCTGCGTCAGGTGGCGGGTCGCCCGGTGACCGTCGCCAAGCCGGAAGTCCCCAACAAGGCTCCCGCTGCTGCCGAAACGGCATCCACCGAGCCGCAGACAGAGGAAAAGGTCGCGCTGCTCGGCAACAGCTGA
- the glyA gene encoding serine hydroxymethyltransferase: MYQRNILVEQTDPEVWAAIQAENLRQEQHIELIASENYASPAVMAAQGSQLTNKYAEGYPGKRYYGGCENVDVIEQLAIDRIKQLFGAEAANVQPNSGSQANQAVLMAFLKPGDTILGMSLAEGGHLTHGMALNMSGKWFNVVSYGLNAQEEIDYDAFEAKAREHKPKLIIGGASAYALRIDFERMARVAKEVGAIFWVDIAHYAGLVVAGEYPNPVPFADVVTSTTHKSLRGPRGGIILMKAEHEKAINSAIFPGLQGGPLEHVIAAKAVAFKEALSPEFKAYQQQVTRNAKVFAQTLTERGLRIVSGRTESHVMLVDLRAKGITGKEAEAALGKAHITINKNAIPNDPQKPMVTSGVRVGTPAITTRGFKEEETRITANLMADVLDNPHDEANLAAVRAKVQALTSRFPVYR, translated from the coding sequence ATGTATCAACGCAATATCCTCGTCGAACAAACCGATCCTGAAGTGTGGGCCGCCATCCAGGCCGAGAACCTGCGCCAGGAACAACACATCGAGCTGATCGCCAGCGAGAACTACGCCTCGCCCGCCGTCATGGCCGCGCAGGGCTCGCAACTGACCAACAAGTACGCCGAGGGCTACCCCGGCAAGCGCTACTACGGCGGCTGCGAGAACGTGGACGTGATCGAGCAGCTCGCCATCGACCGCATCAAGCAGCTGTTCGGCGCCGAGGCCGCCAACGTGCAGCCCAACTCGGGCTCGCAGGCCAACCAGGCCGTGTTGATGGCGTTCCTCAAGCCCGGCGACACCATTCTGGGCATGAGCCTGGCCGAGGGCGGTCACCTGACGCACGGCATGGCGCTGAACATGTCGGGCAAGTGGTTCAACGTGGTCTCCTACGGCCTGAATGCACAGGAAGAGATCGACTACGACGCGTTCGAGGCCAAGGCGCGCGAGCACAAGCCCAAACTCATCATCGGCGGCGCATCGGCCTACGCGCTGCGCATCGACTTCGAGCGCATGGCGCGCGTGGCCAAGGAAGTCGGCGCCATCTTCTGGGTGGACATTGCCCATTACGCCGGCCTGGTGGTCGCAGGCGAGTACCCCAACCCCGTGCCGTTCGCCGACGTGGTCACCTCCACCACGCACAAGAGCCTGCGCGGCCCGCGCGGCGGCATCATCCTGATGAAGGCCGAGCATGAGAAGGCCATCAACAGCGCCATCTTCCCTGGCCTGCAGGGCGGCCCGCTCGAGCATGTGATCGCCGCCAAGGCCGTGGCCTTCAAGGAGGCACTGTCGCCCGAGTTCAAGGCCTACCAACAGCAGGTGACCAGGAATGCCAAGGTGTTCGCCCAGACGCTGACCGAGCGGGGTCTTCGCATCGTCAGCGGCCGCACCGAAAGCCATGTGATGCTGGTGGACCTGCGTGCCAAGGGCATCACCGGCAAGGAGGCCGAGGCCGCCCTGGGCAAGGCGCACATCACCATCAACAAGAACGCCATCCCCAACGACCCGCAAAAGCCCATGGTGACCAGCGGCGTGCGCGTGGGCACGCCGGCGATTACCACGCGCGGCTTCAAGGAAGAGGAAACGCGCATCACCGCCAACCTGATGGCCGATGTGCTGGACAACCCGCACGACGAGGCCAACCTGGCCGCCGTGCGGGCCAAGGTGCAGGCGCTGACCAGCCGCTTCCCGGTCTATCGCTGA
- the nrdR gene encoding transcriptional regulator NrdR, with translation MRCPFCSHQDTQVIETRVSEDGDFIRRRRQCGACEKRFTTYERPEVNFPTVVKKDGRRVEYDRNKLLGSFKLALRKRPVSTVQIDSAIERIEEKLLHLGQREVISARIGELVMRELKKLDKVAYIRYASVYRSFEDIDEFRALVDEVRK, from the coding sequence ATGAGGTGCCCTTTCTGCAGCCACCAGGACACCCAGGTCATCGAGACCCGTGTGTCCGAGGACGGGGACTTCATCCGCCGCAGGCGCCAATGCGGCGCCTGTGAAAAGCGCTTCACGACCTACGAGCGGCCCGAGGTCAATTTCCCCACCGTCGTCAAGAAGGACGGCCGCCGCGTCGAATACGACCGCAACAAGCTGCTCGGCTCCTTCAAGCTGGCGCTGCGCAAACGCCCGGTGAGCACGGTGCAGATCGACTCGGCCATCGAGCGCATCGAGGAAAAGCTGCTGCACCTGGGCCAGCGCGAGGTGATCTCCGCCCGCATCGGCGAACTGGTGATGCGCGAGCTGAAGAAACTCGACAAGGTGGCCTACATCCGCTACGCGAGCGTCTACCGCAGCTTCGAGGACATCGACGAATTCCGCGCGCTCGTCGACGAGGTGCGCAAGTAA